The following DNA comes from Candidatus Poribacteria bacterium.
TCCAATATTGTCGCGGGGGTGTCGATGCAAGGCATTGCAAGACCTGCGTTGCGACAAACTTGTTCAATTTTCGGTCTTGTATGTGGGTTTGCAAGGTGCGCGAAATTCCACGTTGCTAAATATGGGATAGCGCGTATTGCCGAAACAGCTATATGGACAGCATCCGTAAAGGCAATTTGCGGAAGAGCTCCTTGATCAACCAAATGTTGTGCAAAAGCTCGGTCAGAACTCTGTACAATCACAAGGCTAAGCCCTTCAACCGCTCTCTGCCTATGTAATGCTTGCTCGCTATCCCCCATTGATATTTCGGCAATAACATAGTTGGACAAAACGAATTCAAAACGGATGTCCTGCCAAAACTGCCGCGTGATTCTTTGCCGTTCCGCTGTCTTGACAGCACGACTGGGTCTAGAGACGAGGTAACTCGGAATCGTTGCGTCAATGTAAACCCGGGGGTCCTCTTTTTGAGAATTAGTTGTCATATTCTAAATGATAACACAAACTGTCTTGAAACACAAGAAGTAGACAGGATACTTACAGACCTGCGTTTTCCCACACCTGATCCAGTGATTCCGCAGTGGCTTTCGCCGCATCTGCGGGTTCCATACCGTTTACCTTTTGGCTGAAGGGTTCGGGTGTCACGGGTCCTTCATAACCGATGTCCGTCAGGATTTGCATCAATTCAGTGAGCGGGATCACGCCGGTTTCGGCGGGGAGACATCTGATGTTGTCAATCTGTTCGTCTGGGTCAATACCGGCGGGTGCATCGTTGATATGGACGTAAACGACATCCGATACAGAGAGTTTGCGAACATCGTCGGTCGTGGAGCGACAGGTGTACCAGTGCCATGTATCGAACAGCAGTCCAACGTTCCCTGTGCCGACTGCAGCGGCAAGCCCTAACATCGCATCCATTGAATAGGCAAAGAGGTATTGAGACCCC
Coding sequences within:
- a CDS encoding type II toxin-antitoxin system VapC family toxin, translating into MTTNSQKEDPRVYIDATIPSYLVSRPSRAVKTAERQRITRQFWQDIRFEFVLSNYVIAEISMGDSEQALHRQRAVEGLSLVIVQSSDRAFAQHLVDQGALPQIAFTDAVHIAVSAIRAIPYLATWNFAHLANPHTRPKIEQVCRNAGLAMPCIDTPATILEELSHV